Proteins encoded within one genomic window of Bacillota bacterium:
- the aspS gene encoding aspartate--tRNA ligase, translating to MMRLKRTHWCGELRNGDEGRRVVLAGWVQGSRDHGGLIFVDLRDRTGLVQLVFDHDVNPDLFKAAERLRGEYVIVADGTVASRSADTVNPKLPTGEIEIRVKDMATINPSRTPPFYIEDGIHVDENLRLRYRYLDLRRPEMFKKLRLRHDIVRIIRDCLDREGFIEVETPMLTRSTPEGARDYLVPGRLRAGSFFALPQSPQLFKQLLMVAGVERYFQIARCFRDEDLRADRQPEFTQIDMELSFTDQEEIFGVVESMLGRLWKEIKGRELEPFPRISFREAMDRFGTDKPDLRIGMELTDVSAAAARSNFRVFKEAIHRGGVVKGLRVPGGAHFSRKMIDDLVVYARESGASGLAWMVKTAEGWKSPISKFFAPDILDEIGGKTMAEEEDLLLFVADDRKTVCSVLGLLRLKLGKTDSISTTDDRFVWIVDFPLLEYDPEEKRHVSIHHPFTAPLEEDVPLLEAEPLKVRARAYDLVLNGVEIGGGSIRIHQRKLQERMFKLMGIDAAAAAEKFGFLLEAFEYGAPPHGGIAFGLDRLIMLLAGDQSIREVIPFPKTAHAACLLTGAPAPVNDRQLKELHIRVATAKPEKSRGGNE from the coding sequence ATGATGAGGTTGAAAAGGACTCATTGGTGCGGGGAGCTGAGGAATGGGGACGAAGGCAGAAGGGTTGTTCTTGCCGGCTGGGTTCAGGGTTCAAGGGACCATGGAGGGCTGATCTTTGTTGACCTGAGGGATCGCACCGGCCTGGTCCAGCTTGTATTTGATCATGATGTGAACCCGGATCTGTTCAAAGCGGCAGAACGGCTCAGGGGGGAATATGTGATTGTTGCAGACGGTACGGTGGCAAGCCGTTCGGCGGACACCGTGAATCCCAAACTGCCAACCGGGGAAATAGAGATCAGGGTGAAAGACATGGCGACGATCAACCCTTCCCGAACACCGCCATTCTATATCGAAGATGGTATCCATGTCGATGAAAATCTGAGGCTGAGATACCGTTACCTGGATCTGCGGCGGCCGGAAATGTTCAAAAAACTTCGCCTCAGGCATGATATTGTCAGGATTATCAGGGATTGCCTTGATCGCGAGGGTTTCATCGAGGTGGAGACGCCGATGCTGACGAGAAGTACCCCCGAAGGAGCGCGTGATTACCTTGTTCCCGGACGTCTCCGGGCTGGATCATTCTTTGCATTGCCCCAATCCCCCCAGCTTTTCAAACAGCTTCTCATGGTAGCAGGGGTGGAACGCTACTTCCAGATAGCCCGTTGTTTCAGGGATGAGGACCTTAGAGCCGATCGGCAGCCCGAGTTTACCCAGATAGACATGGAGCTGTCTTTTACCGACCAGGAGGAGATATTCGGGGTCGTTGAATCGATGCTTGGAAGGTTGTGGAAAGAGATAAAGGGGCGTGAACTGGAGCCATTTCCAAGAATAAGTTTCCGGGAGGCCATGGATCGATTCGGAACCGACAAACCTGACTTGCGTATAGGAATGGAATTGACCGATGTCTCCGCGGCGGCGGCCAGAAGCAACTTCAGGGTGTTCAAGGAGGCGATCCACAGGGGCGGGGTGGTAAAAGGGTTGCGGGTTCCCGGAGGGGCCCATTTTTCCCGCAAGATGATCGATGATCTGGTCGTTTATGCTCGTGAATCGGGGGCAAGCGGGCTGGCCTGGATGGTCAAGACTGCGGAAGGCTGGAAATCCCCCATCAGTAAATTTTTTGCGCCGGATATTCTGGATGAAATTGGCGGAAAGACCATGGCCGAGGAAGAAGACTTGCTTTTATTTGTGGCCGATGACCGGAAGACGGTTTGTTCGGTCCTGGGCCTTCTCCGCCTGAAACTGGGGAAAACCGATTCTATCTCTACAACAGATGACCGGTTTGTCTGGATCGTCGATTTTCCATTGCTGGAGTATGATCCGGAAGAGAAAAGGCATGTATCCATACATCATCCGTTTACCGCTCCGCTGGAAGAGGACGTGCCTCTGCTGGAGGCAGAGCCCCTGAAGGTGCGCGCCCGGGCCTATGACCTGGTGCTGAACGGTGTGGAAATCGGGGGTGGGAGTATCAGGATTCATCAGCGAAAATTGCAGGAACGCATGTTCAAATTGATGGGTATTGATGCTGCTGCCGCCGCGGAAAAATTCGGGTTTCTTCTCGAGGCTTTTGAATATGGTGCTCCACCGCATGGAGGTATCGCTTTCGGACTTGACCGTTTGATCATGCTCCTGGCCGGAGATCAGAGTATAAGGGAGGTAATTCCTTTTCCCAAAACGGCGCATGCCGCCTGTCTCCTGACCGGTGCGCCTGCACCTGTCAATGACCGGCAGCTGAAGGAACTTCACATCAGGGTGGCAACGGCGAAGCCCGAGAAATCCAGGGGCGGTAACGAGTGA